The proteins below come from a single Excalfactoria chinensis isolate bCotChi1 chromosome 7, bCotChi1.hap2, whole genome shotgun sequence genomic window:
- the LOC140254587 gene encoding aryl hydrocarbon receptor-like isoform X1, giving the protein MYAGRKRRKPAARVLRPEDSGRSNPSKRHRERLNRELERLAALLPFPEEVAAGLDKLSILRLSAAFLRAKSFFRVALKNHSTEGAERDGNGDSSPALGMAAVPEGELLLQALNGFVLVVTSEGLIFYSSHTIQDYLGFHQTDVMHQSIFKLIHTEDHQEFRRNLHWALNPPLTPEGESSPEGRKSLSSPAVAYRPDQLPLENSSFLERSFVCRFRCLLDNSSGFLALNLQGRLRFLHGQNKRSEDGSALPPQLALFAISTPLQPPSILEIRTKNMIFRTKHKLDFTPLACDAKGKIVLGYTEAELRMCGTGYQFIHAADMLYCAENHIRMMKTGESGLTVFRLLTKDKHWKWVQANARLVYKNSKPEYIIVTQRPLVDEEGGEYLRKRSMHLPFTFATGEALLYQSAFPFPGFCDAFHSKGKISKSRRASHSNEGCSQKDSIAPGSLLSAVLQQDKAAYAPQPAPSHNHTFSSSFLYHPEDTSSLGAGQAWSTRAAPVSSRKDSLKDEWVDLQQEDPLLATLNSLTINGDESCSNDELFSALESLGLNAEDLELLLLDEKMVMVDTDPDHTLSLSDFLTNTEILSYIHTMLGNKSKEGLQACPTPGMTSSPAGGSAAYQGRAEDKDSQYPPQQTQQPGIVPGQAAALLWEHPLHDALAQLSPLPLKLTEAELEQPAGLQSRPAGEEGLLRFLQLTQVTPWAIAPSSHLGAPYPLEAQQLEGDLPAVHPTQQDVLQTFSLPSQGRVHGAAQSQPKHKAGRHLLMNRLCAHHHPSAPRFLPRSSSSPWQDYVSPLLTSSAQPDFYGISQDLISHHQGYLGPVPGPAVPAVDSNLNGLCSMDTVDNERSQEEMVPCSGLFPSSSYQLIPEMHPSSIPSMYPFLSSSAEYFGSTDSVLEAPGNSHGVYTSMMSQESSHKPDSSCVLPGSHMGLPADVPKGSTAPSCKLHPHAEVLPDHPHAFSGDFYL; this is encoded by the exons ttGCTCTGAAGAACCACAGTactgaaggagcagagagggatgGAAACGGTGacagcagcccagctctgggcaTGGCAGCAGTACCAGAGGGcgagctgctcctgcag GCACTCAATGGCTTCGTGCTGGTGGTGACGTCGGAAGGGCTGATCTTCTACTCCTCACACACCATCCAGGACTACCTGGGATTTCATCAG acAGATGTTATGCACCAGAGCATCTTCAAGCTGATCCACACTGAGGATCACCAGGAATTCAGGCGCAACCTCCACTGGGCCCTCAACCCACCCCTCACTCCTGAGGGTGAGTCCTCTCCCGAAG GGAGGAAGAGTCTCAGCTCTCCTGCTGTTGCCTACAGGCCTGATCAACTGCCTTTGGAAAACTCCTCCTTTCTGGAAAGGAGCTTTGTGTGCAGGTTTCGCTGCCTCCTGGATAATTCTTCCGGCTTCCTG GCTTTAAACCTTCAAGGCAGGCTGAGATTCCTTCACGGGCAGAACAAAAGGTCTGAAGATGGGTCTGCGCTGCCCCCACAGCTTGCTCTTTTTGCCATCTCCACCCCCTTGCAGCCCCCATCCATCTTGGAGATCAGAACCAAGAACATGATCTTCAGGACAAAGCACAAGCTGGACTTCACTCCTTTGGCATGTGATGCCAA GGGGAAGATTGTTTTGGGCTACACTGAGGCAGAGCTGAGGATGTGTGGCACTGGCTACCAGTTCATCCACGCTGCTGACATGCTGTACTGTGCCGAGAACCACATCAGAA TGATGAAGACAGGAGAGAGCGGCCTGACGGTCTTCCGCCTGCTGACGAAGGACAAGCACTGGAAGTGGGTGCAAGCCAATGCACGGCTTGTCTACAAGAACAGCAAGCCCGAGTACATCATCGTCACACAGAGACCCCTTGT agATGAAGAGGGAGGAGAGTACCTTCGGAAACGATCCATGCATCTTCCCTTTACCTTTGCTACAGGAGAAGCACTCTTATACCAAAGTGCTTTCCCTTTCCCAGGCTTCTGTGATGCTTTccacagcaaagggaaaatCAGCAAGTCCAGGAGGGCCTCACACAGCAATGAAGGATGCTCCCAGAAGGACAGCATTGCCCCTGGTTCCCTGCTGAGTGCTGTACTGCAGCAGGACAAGGCAGCATATGCCCCCCAACCAGCTCCTTCACACAACCacaccttcagcagcagcttcttgtACCACCCTGAGGACACGTCCTCGCTGGGTGCAGGACAGGCCTGGagcacaagggctgctccagTTTCCTCCAGGAAGGACAGCCTCAAGGATGAGTGGGTCGATTTGCAGCAGGAGGACCCTCTCTTGGCCACCTTGAACTCGCTGACAATTAATGGTGACGAGAGCTGCTCCAACGATGAGCTCTTCAGTGCGCTGGAGAGCCTGGGGCTGAATGCTGAAGACCtggagctcctgctgctggatgaGAAAATGGTGATGGTCGATACAGACCCTGATCACACTCTGTCCCTGAGTGACTTCCTCACCAACACTGAGATCCTCTCCTACATCCACACCATGCTGGGGAACAAGTCCAAGGAAGGCCTACAGGCTTGTCCCACTCCAGGCATGACCTCAAGCCCAGCGGGAGGCTCTGCTGCATACCAGGGCCGTGCAGAGGACAAGGACTCACAGTACCCAccccagcaaacacagcagcctgGCATTGTCCCAGGccaagctgctgctctgctatgGGAACATCCTCTCCatgatgcactggcacagctgtcccCACTGCCATTGAAGCTGACGGAGGCTGAGTTGGAGCAGCCTGCAGGCCTGCAGAGTAGACCCGCTGGGGAGGAGGGCCTGCTCCGCTTCCTCCAGCTCACTCAGGTCACCCCTTGGGCCATAGCTCCCAGCTCACACCTGGGAGCCCCATACCCACTGGAGGCTCAGCAGCTGGAGGGTGACCTCCCAGCTGTGCATCCCACCCAACAGGACGTTCTCCAGACCTTTTCCCTGCCCAGCCAGGGCCGAGTGCATGGGGCAGCACAAAGCCAACCGAAACACAAAGCTGGCCGGCACTTGCTGATGAACAGGCTGTGTGCCCACCATCATCCCTCTGCCCCACGCTTCCTccccagaagcagcagcagcccctggcaGGACTATGTCTCCCCTCTCCTGACATCCTCAGCTCAGCCTGATTTTTATGGCATCAGTCAAGATTTGATCTCCCATCATCAGGGCTACTTGGGTCCAGTGCCTGGgcctgctgtgccagcagtAGACTCTAACCTGAATGGATTATGCAGCATGGACACTGTAGACAATGAGAGGTCCCAGGAGGAGATGGTTCCCTGCTCTGGGCTTTTCCCATCTTCCTCATACCAGCTTATTCCTGAGATGCATCCAAGCTCTATTCCCTCCATGTACCCTTTCCTGAGCTCATCTGCAGAGTACTTTGGAAGCACTGATAGTGTGTTGGAGGCTCCTGGGAACTCCCATGGAGTATACACGTCCATGATGAGCCAGGAGAGCAGCCACAAG CCTGACAGCAGCTGCGTTTTGCCTGGCTCTCATATGGGACTCCCTGCAGATGTGCCAaagggcagcactgctccctCCTGCAAGCTGCATCCCCATGCAGAGGTG
- the LOC140254587 gene encoding aryl hydrocarbon receptor-like isoform X2, translated as MYAGRKRRKPAARVLRPEDSGRSNPSKRHRERLNRELERLAALLPFPEEVAAGLDKLSILRLSAAFLRAKSFFRVALKNHSTEGAERDGNGDSSPALGMAAVPEGELLLQALNGFVLVVTSEGLIFYSSHTIQDYLGFHQTDVMHQSIFKLIHTEDHQEFRRNLHWALNPPLTPEGRKSLSSPAVAYRPDQLPLENSSFLERSFVCRFRCLLDNSSGFLALNLQGRLRFLHGQNKRSEDGSALPPQLALFAISTPLQPPSILEIRTKNMIFRTKHKLDFTPLACDAKGKIVLGYTEAELRMCGTGYQFIHAADMLYCAENHIRMMKTGESGLTVFRLLTKDKHWKWVQANARLVYKNSKPEYIIVTQRPLVDEEGGEYLRKRSMHLPFTFATGEALLYQSAFPFPGFCDAFHSKGKISKSRRASHSNEGCSQKDSIAPGSLLSAVLQQDKAAYAPQPAPSHNHTFSSSFLYHPEDTSSLGAGQAWSTRAAPVSSRKDSLKDEWVDLQQEDPLLATLNSLTINGDESCSNDELFSALESLGLNAEDLELLLLDEKMVMVDTDPDHTLSLSDFLTNTEILSYIHTMLGNKSKEGLQACPTPGMTSSPAGGSAAYQGRAEDKDSQYPPQQTQQPGIVPGQAAALLWEHPLHDALAQLSPLPLKLTEAELEQPAGLQSRPAGEEGLLRFLQLTQVTPWAIAPSSHLGAPYPLEAQQLEGDLPAVHPTQQDVLQTFSLPSQGRVHGAAQSQPKHKAGRHLLMNRLCAHHHPSAPRFLPRSSSSPWQDYVSPLLTSSAQPDFYGISQDLISHHQGYLGPVPGPAVPAVDSNLNGLCSMDTVDNERSQEEMVPCSGLFPSSSYQLIPEMHPSSIPSMYPFLSSSAEYFGSTDSVLEAPGNSHGVYTSMMSQESSHKPDSSCVLPGSHMGLPADVPKGSTAPSCKLHPHAEVLPDHPHAFSGDFYL; from the exons ttGCTCTGAAGAACCACAGTactgaaggagcagagagggatgGAAACGGTGacagcagcccagctctgggcaTGGCAGCAGTACCAGAGGGcgagctgctcctgcag GCACTCAATGGCTTCGTGCTGGTGGTGACGTCGGAAGGGCTGATCTTCTACTCCTCACACACCATCCAGGACTACCTGGGATTTCATCAG acAGATGTTATGCACCAGAGCATCTTCAAGCTGATCCACACTGAGGATCACCAGGAATTCAGGCGCAACCTCCACTGGGCCCTCAACCCACCCCTCACTCCTGAGG GGAGGAAGAGTCTCAGCTCTCCTGCTGTTGCCTACAGGCCTGATCAACTGCCTTTGGAAAACTCCTCCTTTCTGGAAAGGAGCTTTGTGTGCAGGTTTCGCTGCCTCCTGGATAATTCTTCCGGCTTCCTG GCTTTAAACCTTCAAGGCAGGCTGAGATTCCTTCACGGGCAGAACAAAAGGTCTGAAGATGGGTCTGCGCTGCCCCCACAGCTTGCTCTTTTTGCCATCTCCACCCCCTTGCAGCCCCCATCCATCTTGGAGATCAGAACCAAGAACATGATCTTCAGGACAAAGCACAAGCTGGACTTCACTCCTTTGGCATGTGATGCCAA GGGGAAGATTGTTTTGGGCTACACTGAGGCAGAGCTGAGGATGTGTGGCACTGGCTACCAGTTCATCCACGCTGCTGACATGCTGTACTGTGCCGAGAACCACATCAGAA TGATGAAGACAGGAGAGAGCGGCCTGACGGTCTTCCGCCTGCTGACGAAGGACAAGCACTGGAAGTGGGTGCAAGCCAATGCACGGCTTGTCTACAAGAACAGCAAGCCCGAGTACATCATCGTCACACAGAGACCCCTTGT agATGAAGAGGGAGGAGAGTACCTTCGGAAACGATCCATGCATCTTCCCTTTACCTTTGCTACAGGAGAAGCACTCTTATACCAAAGTGCTTTCCCTTTCCCAGGCTTCTGTGATGCTTTccacagcaaagggaaaatCAGCAAGTCCAGGAGGGCCTCACACAGCAATGAAGGATGCTCCCAGAAGGACAGCATTGCCCCTGGTTCCCTGCTGAGTGCTGTACTGCAGCAGGACAAGGCAGCATATGCCCCCCAACCAGCTCCTTCACACAACCacaccttcagcagcagcttcttgtACCACCCTGAGGACACGTCCTCGCTGGGTGCAGGACAGGCCTGGagcacaagggctgctccagTTTCCTCCAGGAAGGACAGCCTCAAGGATGAGTGGGTCGATTTGCAGCAGGAGGACCCTCTCTTGGCCACCTTGAACTCGCTGACAATTAATGGTGACGAGAGCTGCTCCAACGATGAGCTCTTCAGTGCGCTGGAGAGCCTGGGGCTGAATGCTGAAGACCtggagctcctgctgctggatgaGAAAATGGTGATGGTCGATACAGACCCTGATCACACTCTGTCCCTGAGTGACTTCCTCACCAACACTGAGATCCTCTCCTACATCCACACCATGCTGGGGAACAAGTCCAAGGAAGGCCTACAGGCTTGTCCCACTCCAGGCATGACCTCAAGCCCAGCGGGAGGCTCTGCTGCATACCAGGGCCGTGCAGAGGACAAGGACTCACAGTACCCAccccagcaaacacagcagcctgGCATTGTCCCAGGccaagctgctgctctgctatgGGAACATCCTCTCCatgatgcactggcacagctgtcccCACTGCCATTGAAGCTGACGGAGGCTGAGTTGGAGCAGCCTGCAGGCCTGCAGAGTAGACCCGCTGGGGAGGAGGGCCTGCTCCGCTTCCTCCAGCTCACTCAGGTCACCCCTTGGGCCATAGCTCCCAGCTCACACCTGGGAGCCCCATACCCACTGGAGGCTCAGCAGCTGGAGGGTGACCTCCCAGCTGTGCATCCCACCCAACAGGACGTTCTCCAGACCTTTTCCCTGCCCAGCCAGGGCCGAGTGCATGGGGCAGCACAAAGCCAACCGAAACACAAAGCTGGCCGGCACTTGCTGATGAACAGGCTGTGTGCCCACCATCATCCCTCTGCCCCACGCTTCCTccccagaagcagcagcagcccctggcaGGACTATGTCTCCCCTCTCCTGACATCCTCAGCTCAGCCTGATTTTTATGGCATCAGTCAAGATTTGATCTCCCATCATCAGGGCTACTTGGGTCCAGTGCCTGGgcctgctgtgccagcagtAGACTCTAACCTGAATGGATTATGCAGCATGGACACTGTAGACAATGAGAGGTCCCAGGAGGAGATGGTTCCCTGCTCTGGGCTTTTCCCATCTTCCTCATACCAGCTTATTCCTGAGATGCATCCAAGCTCTATTCCCTCCATGTACCCTTTCCTGAGCTCATCTGCAGAGTACTTTGGAAGCACTGATAGTGTGTTGGAGGCTCCTGGGAACTCCCATGGAGTATACACGTCCATGATGAGCCAGGAGAGCAGCCACAAG CCTGACAGCAGCTGCGTTTTGCCTGGCTCTCATATGGGACTCCCTGCAGATGTGCCAaagggcagcactgctccctCCTGCAAGCTGCATCCCCATGCAGAGGTG
- the LOC140254587 gene encoding aryl hydrocarbon receptor-like isoform X3, producing MYAGRKRRKPAARVLRPEDSGRSNPSKRHRERLNRELERLAALLPFPEEVAAGLDKLSILRLSAAFLRAKSFFRGTQWLRAGGDVGRADLLLLTHHPGLPGISSDVMHQSIFKLIHTEDHQEFRRNLHWALNPPLTPEGESSPEGRKSLSSPAVAYRPDQLPLENSSFLERSFVCRFRCLLDNSSGFLALNLQGRLRFLHGQNKRSEDGSALPPQLALFAISTPLQPPSILEIRTKNMIFRTKHKLDFTPLACDAKGKIVLGYTEAELRMCGTGYQFIHAADMLYCAENHIRMMKTGESGLTVFRLLTKDKHWKWVQANARLVYKNSKPEYIIVTQRPLVDEEGGEYLRKRSMHLPFTFATGEALLYQSAFPFPGFCDAFHSKGKISKSRRASHSNEGCSQKDSIAPGSLLSAVLQQDKAAYAPQPAPSHNHTFSSSFLYHPEDTSSLGAGQAWSTRAAPVSSRKDSLKDEWVDLQQEDPLLATLNSLTINGDESCSNDELFSALESLGLNAEDLELLLLDEKMVMVDTDPDHTLSLSDFLTNTEILSYIHTMLGNKSKEGLQACPTPGMTSSPAGGSAAYQGRAEDKDSQYPPQQTQQPGIVPGQAAALLWEHPLHDALAQLSPLPLKLTEAELEQPAGLQSRPAGEEGLLRFLQLTQVTPWAIAPSSHLGAPYPLEAQQLEGDLPAVHPTQQDVLQTFSLPSQGRVHGAAQSQPKHKAGRHLLMNRLCAHHHPSAPRFLPRSSSSPWQDYVSPLLTSSAQPDFYGISQDLISHHQGYLGPVPGPAVPAVDSNLNGLCSMDTVDNERSQEEMVPCSGLFPSSSYQLIPEMHPSSIPSMYPFLSSSAEYFGSTDSVLEAPGNSHGVYTSMMSQESSHKPDSSCVLPGSHMGLPADVPKGSTAPSCKLHPHAEVLPDHPHAFSGDFYL from the exons GCACTCAATGGCTTCGTGCTGGTGGTGACGTCGGAAGGGCTGATCTTCTACTCCTCACACACCATCCAGGACTACCTGGGATTTCATCAG ATGTTATGCACCAGAGCATCTTCAAGCTGATCCACACTGAGGATCACCAGGAATTCAGGCGCAACCTCCACTGGGCCCTCAACCCACCCCTCACTCCTGAGGGTGAGTCCTCTCCCGAAG GGAGGAAGAGTCTCAGCTCTCCTGCTGTTGCCTACAGGCCTGATCAACTGCCTTTGGAAAACTCCTCCTTTCTGGAAAGGAGCTTTGTGTGCAGGTTTCGCTGCCTCCTGGATAATTCTTCCGGCTTCCTG GCTTTAAACCTTCAAGGCAGGCTGAGATTCCTTCACGGGCAGAACAAAAGGTCTGAAGATGGGTCTGCGCTGCCCCCACAGCTTGCTCTTTTTGCCATCTCCACCCCCTTGCAGCCCCCATCCATCTTGGAGATCAGAACCAAGAACATGATCTTCAGGACAAAGCACAAGCTGGACTTCACTCCTTTGGCATGTGATGCCAA GGGGAAGATTGTTTTGGGCTACACTGAGGCAGAGCTGAGGATGTGTGGCACTGGCTACCAGTTCATCCACGCTGCTGACATGCTGTACTGTGCCGAGAACCACATCAGAA TGATGAAGACAGGAGAGAGCGGCCTGACGGTCTTCCGCCTGCTGACGAAGGACAAGCACTGGAAGTGGGTGCAAGCCAATGCACGGCTTGTCTACAAGAACAGCAAGCCCGAGTACATCATCGTCACACAGAGACCCCTTGT agATGAAGAGGGAGGAGAGTACCTTCGGAAACGATCCATGCATCTTCCCTTTACCTTTGCTACAGGAGAAGCACTCTTATACCAAAGTGCTTTCCCTTTCCCAGGCTTCTGTGATGCTTTccacagcaaagggaaaatCAGCAAGTCCAGGAGGGCCTCACACAGCAATGAAGGATGCTCCCAGAAGGACAGCATTGCCCCTGGTTCCCTGCTGAGTGCTGTACTGCAGCAGGACAAGGCAGCATATGCCCCCCAACCAGCTCCTTCACACAACCacaccttcagcagcagcttcttgtACCACCCTGAGGACACGTCCTCGCTGGGTGCAGGACAGGCCTGGagcacaagggctgctccagTTTCCTCCAGGAAGGACAGCCTCAAGGATGAGTGGGTCGATTTGCAGCAGGAGGACCCTCTCTTGGCCACCTTGAACTCGCTGACAATTAATGGTGACGAGAGCTGCTCCAACGATGAGCTCTTCAGTGCGCTGGAGAGCCTGGGGCTGAATGCTGAAGACCtggagctcctgctgctggatgaGAAAATGGTGATGGTCGATACAGACCCTGATCACACTCTGTCCCTGAGTGACTTCCTCACCAACACTGAGATCCTCTCCTACATCCACACCATGCTGGGGAACAAGTCCAAGGAAGGCCTACAGGCTTGTCCCACTCCAGGCATGACCTCAAGCCCAGCGGGAGGCTCTGCTGCATACCAGGGCCGTGCAGAGGACAAGGACTCACAGTACCCAccccagcaaacacagcagcctgGCATTGTCCCAGGccaagctgctgctctgctatgGGAACATCCTCTCCatgatgcactggcacagctgtcccCACTGCCATTGAAGCTGACGGAGGCTGAGTTGGAGCAGCCTGCAGGCCTGCAGAGTAGACCCGCTGGGGAGGAGGGCCTGCTCCGCTTCCTCCAGCTCACTCAGGTCACCCCTTGGGCCATAGCTCCCAGCTCACACCTGGGAGCCCCATACCCACTGGAGGCTCAGCAGCTGGAGGGTGACCTCCCAGCTGTGCATCCCACCCAACAGGACGTTCTCCAGACCTTTTCCCTGCCCAGCCAGGGCCGAGTGCATGGGGCAGCACAAAGCCAACCGAAACACAAAGCTGGCCGGCACTTGCTGATGAACAGGCTGTGTGCCCACCATCATCCCTCTGCCCCACGCTTCCTccccagaagcagcagcagcccctggcaGGACTATGTCTCCCCTCTCCTGACATCCTCAGCTCAGCCTGATTTTTATGGCATCAGTCAAGATTTGATCTCCCATCATCAGGGCTACTTGGGTCCAGTGCCTGGgcctgctgtgccagcagtAGACTCTAACCTGAATGGATTATGCAGCATGGACACTGTAGACAATGAGAGGTCCCAGGAGGAGATGGTTCCCTGCTCTGGGCTTTTCCCATCTTCCTCATACCAGCTTATTCCTGAGATGCATCCAAGCTCTATTCCCTCCATGTACCCTTTCCTGAGCTCATCTGCAGAGTACTTTGGAAGCACTGATAGTGTGTTGGAGGCTCCTGGGAACTCCCATGGAGTATACACGTCCATGATGAGCCAGGAGAGCAGCCACAAG CCTGACAGCAGCTGCGTTTTGCCTGGCTCTCATATGGGACTCCCTGCAGATGTGCCAaagggcagcactgctccctCCTGCAAGCTGCATCCCCATGCAGAGGTG
- the LOC140254587 gene encoding aryl hydrocarbon receptor-like isoform X5: MHQSIFKLIHTEDHQEFRRNLHWALNPPLTPEGRKSLSSPAVAYRPDQLPLENSSFLERSFVCRFRCLLDNSSGFLALNLQGRLRFLHGQNKRSEDGSALPPQLALFAISTPLQPPSILEIRTKNMIFRTKHKLDFTPLACDAKGKIVLGYTEAELRMCGTGYQFIHAADMLYCAENHIRMMKTGESGLTVFRLLTKDKHWKWVQANARLVYKNSKPEYIIVTQRPLVDEEGGEYLRKRSMHLPFTFATGEALLYQSAFPFPGFCDAFHSKGKISKSRRASHSNEGCSQKDSIAPGSLLSAVLQQDKAAYAPQPAPSHNHTFSSSFLYHPEDTSSLGAGQAWSTRAAPVSSRKDSLKDEWVDLQQEDPLLATLNSLTINGDESCSNDELFSALESLGLNAEDLELLLLDEKMVMVDTDPDHTLSLSDFLTNTEILSYIHTMLGNKSKEGLQACPTPGMTSSPAGGSAAYQGRAEDKDSQYPPQQTQQPGIVPGQAAALLWEHPLHDALAQLSPLPLKLTEAELEQPAGLQSRPAGEEGLLRFLQLTQVTPWAIAPSSHLGAPYPLEAQQLEGDLPAVHPTQQDVLQTFSLPSQGRVHGAAQSQPKHKAGRHLLMNRLCAHHHPSAPRFLPRSSSSPWQDYVSPLLTSSAQPDFYGISQDLISHHQGYLGPVPGPAVPAVDSNLNGLCSMDTVDNERSQEEMVPCSGLFPSSSYQLIPEMHPSSIPSMYPFLSSSAEYFGSTDSVLEAPGNSHGVYTSMMSQESSHKPDSSCVLPGSHMGLPADVPKGSTAPSCKLHPHAEVLPDHPHAFSGDFYL, from the exons ATGCACCAGAGCATCTTCAAGCTGATCCACACTGAGGATCACCAGGAATTCAGGCGCAACCTCCACTGGGCCCTCAACCCACCCCTCACTCCTGAGG GGAGGAAGAGTCTCAGCTCTCCTGCTGTTGCCTACAGGCCTGATCAACTGCCTTTGGAAAACTCCTCCTTTCTGGAAAGGAGCTTTGTGTGCAGGTTTCGCTGCCTCCTGGATAATTCTTCCGGCTTCCTG GCTTTAAACCTTCAAGGCAGGCTGAGATTCCTTCACGGGCAGAACAAAAGGTCTGAAGATGGGTCTGCGCTGCCCCCACAGCTTGCTCTTTTTGCCATCTCCACCCCCTTGCAGCCCCCATCCATCTTGGAGATCAGAACCAAGAACATGATCTTCAGGACAAAGCACAAGCTGGACTTCACTCCTTTGGCATGTGATGCCAA GGGGAAGATTGTTTTGGGCTACACTGAGGCAGAGCTGAGGATGTGTGGCACTGGCTACCAGTTCATCCACGCTGCTGACATGCTGTACTGTGCCGAGAACCACATCAGAA TGATGAAGACAGGAGAGAGCGGCCTGACGGTCTTCCGCCTGCTGACGAAGGACAAGCACTGGAAGTGGGTGCAAGCCAATGCACGGCTTGTCTACAAGAACAGCAAGCCCGAGTACATCATCGTCACACAGAGACCCCTTGT agATGAAGAGGGAGGAGAGTACCTTCGGAAACGATCCATGCATCTTCCCTTTACCTTTGCTACAGGAGAAGCACTCTTATACCAAAGTGCTTTCCCTTTCCCAGGCTTCTGTGATGCTTTccacagcaaagggaaaatCAGCAAGTCCAGGAGGGCCTCACACAGCAATGAAGGATGCTCCCAGAAGGACAGCATTGCCCCTGGTTCCCTGCTGAGTGCTGTACTGCAGCAGGACAAGGCAGCATATGCCCCCCAACCAGCTCCTTCACACAACCacaccttcagcagcagcttcttgtACCACCCTGAGGACACGTCCTCGCTGGGTGCAGGACAGGCCTGGagcacaagggctgctccagTTTCCTCCAGGAAGGACAGCCTCAAGGATGAGTGGGTCGATTTGCAGCAGGAGGACCCTCTCTTGGCCACCTTGAACTCGCTGACAATTAATGGTGACGAGAGCTGCTCCAACGATGAGCTCTTCAGTGCGCTGGAGAGCCTGGGGCTGAATGCTGAAGACCtggagctcctgctgctggatgaGAAAATGGTGATGGTCGATACAGACCCTGATCACACTCTGTCCCTGAGTGACTTCCTCACCAACACTGAGATCCTCTCCTACATCCACACCATGCTGGGGAACAAGTCCAAGGAAGGCCTACAGGCTTGTCCCACTCCAGGCATGACCTCAAGCCCAGCGGGAGGCTCTGCTGCATACCAGGGCCGTGCAGAGGACAAGGACTCACAGTACCCAccccagcaaacacagcagcctgGCATTGTCCCAGGccaagctgctgctctgctatgGGAACATCCTCTCCatgatgcactggcacagctgtcccCACTGCCATTGAAGCTGACGGAGGCTGAGTTGGAGCAGCCTGCAGGCCTGCAGAGTAGACCCGCTGGGGAGGAGGGCCTGCTCCGCTTCCTCCAGCTCACTCAGGTCACCCCTTGGGCCATAGCTCCCAGCTCACACCTGGGAGCCCCATACCCACTGGAGGCTCAGCAGCTGGAGGGTGACCTCCCAGCTGTGCATCCCACCCAACAGGACGTTCTCCAGACCTTTTCCCTGCCCAGCCAGGGCCGAGTGCATGGGGCAGCACAAAGCCAACCGAAACACAAAGCTGGCCGGCACTTGCTGATGAACAGGCTGTGTGCCCACCATCATCCCTCTGCCCCACGCTTCCTccccagaagcagcagcagcccctggcaGGACTATGTCTCCCCTCTCCTGACATCCTCAGCTCAGCCTGATTTTTATGGCATCAGTCAAGATTTGATCTCCCATCATCAGGGCTACTTGGGTCCAGTGCCTGGgcctgctgtgccagcagtAGACTCTAACCTGAATGGATTATGCAGCATGGACACTGTAGACAATGAGAGGTCCCAGGAGGAGATGGTTCCCTGCTCTGGGCTTTTCCCATCTTCCTCATACCAGCTTATTCCTGAGATGCATCCAAGCTCTATTCCCTCCATGTACCCTTTCCTGAGCTCATCTGCAGAGTACTTTGGAAGCACTGATAGTGTGTTGGAGGCTCCTGGGAACTCCCATGGAGTATACACGTCCATGATGAGCCAGGAGAGCAGCCACAAG CCTGACAGCAGCTGCGTTTTGCCTGGCTCTCATATGGGACTCCCTGCAGATGTGCCAaagggcagcactgctccctCCTGCAAGCTGCATCCCCATGCAGAGGTG